The Stratiformator vulcanicus genome has a segment encoding these proteins:
- a CDS encoding WD40/YVTN/BNR-like repeat-containing protein: protein MRSLVAALCLTLSVAVHAAEKPPEEWVAKGEARRQEIPLGGDFNPDPQQPVIIAVGHGARVLMSNDDGANWKQVFFGYPGSDHGGWATNSIAYTDGVFAFPVGWTKPTSYFASDDGVTWRHLSDGNTILDRRSKDPRIMPTAMSIAGGDGTFVMTGYMDATSTPDFGKTWNQTSFRSVKDDQPGRKLVTHHIKSIYCKDAERFLAIGDDRSKEDTEFGNLFASDDMGKTWKWIDPKGLDGLDSKSAMISKEGIVLLADKKGEHVYRSTDAGETWEGPIMTGSRNGTLSVVDGEFWLAGYPSRASEDGKTWRDLPRAVPQGQVLKTDKGTLLSVSRKRSNILRSTDGGESWEEVFSYEPETKYVHGSQGLKDIAFGYVKAAN, encoded by the coding sequence ATGAGATCACTCGTCGCTGCACTTTGCCTGACATTGTCCGTCGCCGTCCACGCCGCCGAGAAGCCTCCTGAAGAATGGGTGGCCAAGGGGGAGGCCCGGCGGCAGGAGATTCCGCTCGGGGGCGACTTTAATCCCGATCCTCAGCAGCCCGTAATTATCGCGGTCGGGCACGGGGCGCGGGTGCTGATGTCGAACGATGACGGTGCAAATTGGAAGCAGGTCTTCTTCGGCTATCCCGGCTCCGATCATGGTGGTTGGGCGACGAATTCAATCGCCTACACCGACGGCGTGTTCGCCTTCCCCGTGGGCTGGACCAAGCCAACCTCTTATTTCGCTTCGGACGACGGCGTGACCTGGCGGCACCTGAGCGACGGCAACACGATTCTTGATCGCCGCAGCAAAGATCCGCGGATCATGCCGACCGCGATGTCGATCGCCGGCGGGGATGGCACATTTGTCATGACCGGCTATATGGACGCGACCTCCACCCCCGACTTCGGCAAGACTTGGAATCAGACATCGTTTCGCAGCGTGAAAGACGACCAGCCGGGCCGCAAACTCGTCACGCACCACATCAAATCGATTTACTGCAAAGACGCGGAACGCTTCCTCGCGATCGGCGATGATCGCAGCAAAGAGGACACCGAGTTCGGCAACCTCTTCGCCAGCGACGACATGGGCAAGACTTGGAAGTGGATCGACCCCAAAGGCCTCGATGGACTCGACAGCAAGAGCGCGATGATTTCCAAGGAAGGCATCGTGCTTTTGGCCGACAAGAAAGGCGAACATGTTTACCGCTCGACCGATGCCGGTGAGACCTGGGAGGGCCCGATCATGACCGGCTCGCGCAACGGCACGCTCTCTGTGGTCGACGGCGAATTCTGGCTCGCCGGCTATCCGTCACGGGCCTCCGAAGACGGTAAAACATGGCGTGACCTACCCAGAGCCGTGCCACAGGGGCAGGTGCTGAAGACCGATAAGGGCACGCTCCTGAGTGTCTCCCGCAAACGGTCCAATATCCTCCGCAGCACCGATGGCGGCGAGTCGTGGGAAGAGGTCTTCAGCTACGAGCCCGAGACAAAATACGTCCACGGCTCACAGGGGCTTAAAGACATTGCCTTCGGTTATGTCAAAGCGGCGAATTAA
- a CDS encoding TM2 domain-containing protein — protein sequence MSGDPSDTQQPPPQPVYRAAPPGAEKKLAAGLIAILLPGLGIHKFILDMPVAGAIMLAITVSCGFFGFCLIIPILGAIAMQVISIAEGIIYLTKTDEEFVETYVVGKREWF from the coding sequence ATGAGCGGCGACCCGTCCGACACCCAACAGCCACCTCCGCAGCCGGTCTATCGCGCTGCGCCACCCGGTGCAGAGAAGAAGCTCGCGGCAGGGCTGATCGCGATCTTGCTGCCGGGTCTGGGCATCCACAAATTCATTCTCGACATGCCGGTCGCCGGAGCCATTATGTTGGCAATCACGGTCTCCTGTGGTTTCTTCGGCTTCTGCCTGATTATTCCGATCCTTGGCGCGATCGCCATGCAGGTCATCAGCATCGCCGAGGGCATTATCTACCTGACGAAAACCGATGAAGAATTTGTCGAGACGTATGTCGTCGGCAAACGCGAATGGTTTTGA
- a CDS encoding Gfo/Idh/MocA family protein: MKTPTGLSRRHMLKTTAAATAAAWWNPLASTGRAESPNEKLNIACIGIGGQGAANIRRVDGQNLIAFADVDKERAAKTLKKYPEVPLYSDYRKMFDQLEQQIDAVVVSTPDHAHFHPSMMAIERGMHLYCEKPLAHSVNEVRLLTEAAKAKGVATQLGTQRHNLSSMRRSVELVKSGAIGEVSDVHAWVSSSRGMPNYPAKTADVPKHLDWDLWLNRAAERPYSPKICPYNWRFWWNFGTGETGNWGCHILDTSFWALDLKYPKRVDVTDPDPHPYVTPKSMATTLTFPTDSGSDVRLHWSQVPSVPDAVVRQSGLSENDLKPHNTLFVGEKGMLACGFKGYQLLPAGDFTDFQEPESFIPKPRGFHQQWIDAARGGDPASCGFDYGGPLTEAVLLANVAFRAGGGFDWDAELMTASGTPAATDFLTSHCRDAWRI, translated from the coding sequence ATGAAGACACCAACCGGACTTTCACGCCGACACATGCTCAAGACCACGGCCGCGGCGACGGCGGCAGCGTGGTGGAACCCGCTGGCTTCCACCGGCCGAGCGGAGAGTCCGAACGAGAAGCTAAACATTGCCTGTATCGGAATTGGCGGGCAGGGCGCAGCAAACATCCGTAGGGTCGACGGACAGAACCTCATCGCATTTGCGGATGTCGACAAGGAAAGAGCCGCGAAAACTCTTAAGAAGTACCCGGAGGTACCGCTCTACAGCGACTACCGCAAGATGTTCGATCAGCTCGAACAACAGATCGACGCGGTCGTTGTCAGCACACCGGATCACGCTCACTTTCATCCCTCAATGATGGCGATTGAGCGGGGGATGCACCTTTATTGCGAGAAGCCGCTGGCTCATTCGGTGAATGAGGTCCGCTTGCTCACCGAAGCCGCCAAAGCGAAGGGTGTGGCGACGCAACTTGGCACGCAGCGTCACAATCTGTCCTCGATGCGGCGCTCGGTTGAATTGGTTAAGTCGGGGGCGATCGGCGAAGTGAGTGATGTTCACGCGTGGGTTTCGTCGAGCCGGGGGATGCCCAATTACCCCGCGAAGACTGCGGACGTCCCCAAACATCTCGACTGGGATCTATGGCTTAATCGCGCCGCCGAGCGGCCTTATAGTCCGAAGATCTGCCCTTACAATTGGCGGTTCTGGTGGAACTTCGGAACCGGTGAGACCGGCAACTGGGGCTGCCATATTCTCGATACTTCGTTCTGGGCACTCGATCTTAAATACCCCAAGCGGGTCGACGTCACCGACCCCGATCCGCATCCGTACGTCACGCCGAAGTCGATGGCGACAACGCTGACCTTCCCCACTGATAGCGGCAGTGACGTTCGGCTGCACTGGTCGCAGGTGCCATCGGTGCCGGACGCGGTCGTCCGTCAGTCGGGCCTCAGCGAGAACGACCTCAAGCCGCACAACACGCTCTTCGTCGGCGAGAAAGGGATGCTCGCATGTGGCTTCAAAGGCTATCAACTCCTGCCCGCCGGTGACTTCACCGACTTCCAAGAACCCGAGTCGTTTATTCCCAAGCCGAGGGGCTTCCATCAACAGTGGATCGATGCCGCCCGCGGGGGCGACCCGGCTTCGTGCGGCTTCGACTATGGCGGCCCGCTCACCGAGGCCGTACTGCTGGCGAATGTCGCCTTCCGAGCTGGCGGCGGCTTCGACTGGGATGCGGAACTGATGACCGCCTCCGGCACGCCTGCCGCGACGGACTTTCTGACGTCTCACTGCCGGGATGCCTGGCGCATTTAA
- a CDS encoding DUF1569 domain-containing protein, which produces MAEALRELSLSSYPEIAAEIERLERAGYRPLGKWNLGQICKHLNYYFRGSLDGFGFMMPWLARKFWGRPLVMKFLVEGSMRRGQMTAPQSVPKGEVDDAAEIAAAKELLSRLETADSVHPSPLAGELSVEEWKRLHCIHAAHHLSFLVPEEQE; this is translated from the coding sequence ATGGCTGAAGCACTCAGGGAACTGTCGCTGAGCTCGTATCCGGAGATCGCGGCTGAGATCGAGCGGTTGGAGCGCGCGGGTTACCGACCGCTCGGGAAGTGGAATCTCGGGCAAATCTGCAAGCACCTAAATTACTACTTTCGCGGCTCGCTCGACGGCTTCGGCTTCATGATGCCCTGGCTGGCCCGCAAGTTCTGGGGCCGACCGCTGGTGATGAAATTTCTGGTCGAAGGCAGCATGCGCCGCGGCCAGATGACCGCCCCGCAATCGGTTCCCAAGGGCGAAGTCGACGATGCGGCGGAAATCGCAGCCGCGAAAGAATTGCTCTCGCGGCTGGAAACGGCAGACTCGGTGCACCCCTCACCGCTCGCGGGCGAACTTTCTGTCGAAGAATGGAAGCGGCTGCACTGCATCCACGCCGCGCACCACCTCAGTTTTCTGGTGCCTGAAGAACAAGAATGA
- the clpB gene encoding ATP-dependent chaperone ClpB has product MPFQPEKLTVKASEAVQNSQHLAESRGNPQLLPLHLLKALLEEQGGVVAPLLGRIGVNMGQLNSLVDSELDRLPKMSGSGQQPGPGPYFMQVLEGAQSRADEMKDEYVSTEHLLLALATTEDDTAGRLLNMNGVREQDILAALKDIRGGQSVQSQNPEATYQSLEKYGKDLVELARTGKIDPVIGRDTEIRRVIQVLSRRRKNNPVLIGDPGVGKTAIAEGLAMRIVDGDVPQNLKEKTVVALDMGALVAGAKYRGEFEERLKAVLQEVTDSEGQIVLFIDELHTVIGAGKTDGAMDASNLLKPALARGELHCIGATTLDEYRKYIEKDPALERRFQPVLVKEPSVEDTLSILRGIKEKYEKHHGVRINDEALRSAASLSDRYINDRFLPDKAIDLIDEAASRLRMEIDSMPVELDELNRALARMKIEAKVLEDESSEESQQRLDALKKDIADREETVTGLRARWESEKEVLANLKPLQEEIDQLRGERDRALGQAQRSSSNEDYQKAYEAEVKLKEAEQKLSQLEERFEQMQQSGEERLLREAVTGEDIAKVVSTWTGVPVARMLQTEKDKLLKMEQRIHERMINQEEAVEAVANAVRRSRSGLTDQKRPIGSFLFLGPTGVGKTELCKALAEFLFDDERAMVRIDMSEFMEKHSVARMIGAPPGYVGYEEGGKLTEAVRRNPYSVILLDEVEKAHPDVFNVLLQVLDDGRLTDGQGRTVDFTNCIIAMTSNIGSQKILDLADDELYTEIKSRVMEDLRLHFRPEFLNRVDEVIVFHPLGRKEIRQIVDLQLEFLRQNLEDEGYGLEVTDQAKDLLAQEGYDPQYGARPLKRVIQNRLENSLANEILTGRFEEGTIIKVDATPDGFVFTAD; this is encoded by the coding sequence ATGCCGTTTCAACCTGAAAAACTGACCGTCAAAGCCTCCGAGGCCGTTCAAAACTCGCAGCACCTCGCCGAAAGCCGGGGCAATCCGCAATTGCTGCCACTGCATCTGCTTAAGGCCCTTCTCGAAGAACAGGGAGGCGTTGTCGCCCCGCTGCTGGGGCGGATCGGCGTCAACATGGGACAGCTTAATTCGCTCGTCGATTCCGAACTCGATCGGCTGCCGAAGATGTCCGGCTCCGGGCAACAGCCGGGACCGGGGCCCTACTTCATGCAGGTGCTCGAAGGCGCGCAATCCCGCGCCGATGAGATGAAGGATGAATACGTCAGCACCGAGCACCTGCTACTCGCACTGGCCACAACGGAAGACGACACGGCAGGCCGGCTGCTTAATATGAACGGTGTTCGCGAACAGGACATTCTCGCAGCGCTCAAAGACATCCGCGGAGGACAATCAGTGCAATCACAGAATCCGGAAGCGACCTATCAATCGCTCGAGAAATACGGAAAAGATCTCGTTGAACTCGCCCGCACGGGCAAGATCGACCCTGTGATCGGGCGAGACACCGAAATCCGTCGCGTCATTCAAGTCCTCAGCCGCCGGCGAAAAAATAACCCGGTCCTGATCGGCGATCCCGGCGTCGGAAAGACGGCCATCGCCGAAGGACTCGCCATGCGGATCGTCGACGGCGACGTCCCCCAGAACTTAAAAGAGAAAACGGTTGTCGCCCTCGACATGGGCGCCCTCGTCGCCGGGGCCAAGTACCGTGGCGAATTTGAAGAACGACTTAAAGCCGTGCTGCAGGAAGTGACCGACTCCGAAGGCCAGATCGTCCTCTTTATTGACGAGCTGCACACCGTCATCGGCGCGGGCAAAACCGACGGCGCGATGGACGCGTCGAACCTATTAAAGCCCGCACTCGCCCGCGGCGAACTGCACTGCATCGGTGCGACAACGCTCGACGAGTACCGTAAATACATCGAGAAAGACCCGGCCCTCGAACGCCGCTTTCAACCGGTGCTGGTCAAGGAACCGAGCGTCGAGGATACCCTCAGTATCCTGAGAGGAATTAAAGAGAAGTATGAAAAGCATCACGGCGTTCGCATTAACGACGAAGCTCTAAGGTCGGCCGCCTCGCTCTCGGACCGCTATATCAACGATCGCTTCCTGCCCGATAAAGCGATTGACTTAATCGACGAAGCCGCGAGTCGACTTAGGATGGAGATCGACTCAATGCCGGTCGAGCTCGATGAGCTCAATCGCGCCCTCGCCCGGATGAAGATCGAGGCGAAGGTGCTCGAAGACGAATCGAGCGAAGAGTCGCAACAGCGACTGGACGCCTTAAAGAAAGACATCGCCGACCGCGAAGAAACCGTCACAGGTCTTCGCGCTCGCTGGGAATCGGAAAAGGAAGTCCTTGCGAATCTCAAGCCGTTGCAAGAAGAGATCGACCAATTAAGAGGCGAACGGGATCGAGCTCTCGGTCAGGCGCAGCGGTCTTCTTCCAATGAGGATTATCAAAAAGCCTACGAAGCCGAAGTAAAGCTGAAAGAAGCCGAGCAAAAGCTCAGCCAACTCGAGGAGCGATTTGAACAGATGCAGCAGTCGGGTGAAGAACGCCTGCTGCGCGAAGCGGTCACGGGCGAAGACATTGCCAAGGTCGTTTCGACTTGGACCGGAGTGCCGGTTGCCCGGATGCTGCAAACGGAGAAGGATAAGCTCTTAAAGATGGAGCAACGAATCCACGAGCGGATGATTAATCAGGAGGAAGCCGTCGAAGCCGTGGCCAATGCCGTTCGTCGCTCGCGCTCGGGTCTGACCGATCAGAAACGACCCATCGGATCGTTCCTGTTTCTTGGCCCGACGGGTGTCGGCAAGACCGAACTTTGTAAGGCGCTCGCCGAATTCTTGTTCGATGACGAGCGCGCGATGGTCCGCATCGATATGTCGGAATTTATGGAGAAGCACTCGGTCGCCCGCATGATCGGTGCCCCTCCCGGATACGTCGGCTATGAAGAAGGAGGCAAACTCACCGAAGCCGTCCGCCGCAATCCTTACAGCGTGATTCTCCTCGACGAAGTCGAAAAGGCGCACCCCGACGTCTTTAACGTGCTGTTGCAGGTGCTCGACGACGGCCGACTCACCGACGGCCAAGGCCGCACCGTCGACTTCACGAACTGCATCATCGCCATGACCTCGAACATCGGCAGTCAGAAAATTCTCGACCTTGCCGACGATGAGCTCTATACCGAAATTAAGAGCCGCGTGATGGAGGACCTCCGACTTCACTTCCGGCCCGAATTCTTAAATCGCGTCGACGAGGTCATCGTCTTTCACCCGCTCGGCCGCAAAGAAATCAGGCAGATCGTCGACCTGCAACTCGAATTCCTGCGGCAGAATCTCGAAGATGAAGGCTACGGTCTTGAGGTCACCGACCAAGCCAAAGACCTGTTGGCTCAAGAAGGTTATGACCCCCAGTATGGAGCACGACCGCTCAAACGAGTCATTCAAAACCGACTGGAAAACTCTCTCGCCAACGAAATCCTCACCGGTCGCTTCGAAGAAGGCACGATAATTAAAGTCGACGCAACACCGGACGGTTTCGTGTTTACGGCGGATTAA
- a CDS encoding REP-associated tyrosine transposase, whose translation MPVSRRIIDDRLYVHFVTFSCYRRRMLLDADRSKRIVLGCLHSEMQRQAAKCVGFVLMSNHVHFLLWFDVTDQLSHFLKDWKRNSSSELATFLRRTEYGKSIPPSDPIWTPRYYAFEIETTGVLEQKLNYIHDNPVRAGMVSRQADYRWSSARWYERREDVGIPISWTD comes from the coding sequence ATGCCGGTTTCTAGACGCATTATTGATGACCGGCTCTACGTTCACTTCGTGACGTTTTCTTGCTACCGGCGTCGGATGCTGCTCGATGCCGACCGATCGAAGCGCATCGTTCTAGGGTGTCTGCATTCCGAAATGCAGCGACAGGCGGCGAAGTGCGTGGGATTCGTGTTGATGTCGAACCATGTTCACTTTCTGCTCTGGTTCGATGTGACGGACCAGCTCTCACATTTCTTGAAGGATTGGAAGCGGAACAGTTCATCGGAGCTCGCGACGTTCCTGCGGCGGACTGAATATGGAAAGTCGATTCCTCCCAGTGACCCGATTTGGACGCCGCGGTACTACGCCTTCGAAATTGAGACCACGGGAGTGCTTGAGCAGAAGCTGAATTACATCCACGACAATCCTGTTCGGGCAGGGATGGTCTCCCGACAGGCCGATTATCGGTGGAGTTCGGCGCGCTGGTACGAACGGCGAGAGGATGTCGGTATCCCAATCTCGTGGACTGACTGA
- a CDS encoding ATP-dependent DNA helicase RecG: MSDSPLDSPAQYLKGAGPRRAAALEKLNLSTVRDVLFNLPRDVLDLTDVKSASELTGKSIETVRGVVVDRDARLISRGRSMTTILLDSGGEYVRGVWFNQQWILKKYSDGEPLLFSAKAKKRDGRWEMSHPRVQQLGEDEAAESLELRGERSEKELLDPQPSPLTSHPSPLTTPHGEVLPRYSLVEGLTMEALRTISRDAVDRYAGEVSDPLPATFRDEAALPELSDAMRALHRPATVAAFEEAKRRILFDDLFEFQIGMALRRRAWTATDGSPRIETPAKVDARIRRLFPFEFTPGQNQAIREITSDLATPRAMHRLLQADVGAGKTVVAVYAMLSAIAAGYQAVVMAPTEVLANQHWKTIDAALSRSRVKRRLLTGSLTPAERKRTLADIAEGKVDLVVGTQALIQEDVTLPRLGLAVVDEQHKFGVAQRSRFARANEVESLETIGEQAVKDADLSSLNSQPEASAPHLLVMTATPIPRSLCLTQFGDLDVTRITDLPPGRQRVVTSRVDGKLGRKKAWEFIRQRLAEGRQAYVVCPRIEPNGEDLDAAVPGSVETVFERLRMNELSEGWGEAGDRTNKDSPAPEVALLHGRMSSDEKDAVMTAFRRGDIRVLVTTTVIEVGVDVPNATLMVIYQANRFGLSQLHQLRGRIGRGRHQGYCFLLPDGETDDATKRLAVMEQTSDGFKIAEADFEIRGPGDVLGTRQSGGMPLRVAHPGRDLELLIEARQHAFNTVDSGAIDAGAWDEVRQVVLSRFAETLDLPQGG, translated from the coding sequence ATGTCCGACAGCCCGCTCGACAGCCCCGCCCAATATCTCAAAGGAGCCGGCCCCCGCCGCGCGGCCGCCCTTGAGAAATTGAACCTCTCGACCGTCCGCGACGTCCTGTTCAACCTGCCGCGCGACGTACTCGATCTGACCGATGTGAAGTCGGCCTCTGAGCTGACAGGCAAGTCGATCGAGACGGTCCGCGGCGTCGTGGTTGATCGCGACGCCCGGCTAATCTCCCGCGGCCGGTCCATGACCACCATCCTGCTCGACTCTGGCGGCGAGTACGTTCGCGGCGTGTGGTTCAACCAGCAGTGGATTCTCAAAAAATACTCCGATGGCGAGCCGCTGCTCTTCAGCGCGAAAGCTAAGAAACGCGACGGCCGCTGGGAGATGTCGCATCCCAGAGTGCAACAGTTGGGGGAGGACGAGGCGGCGGAGAGTTTAGAGTTGAGGGGTGAGAGGTCAGAGAAAGAATTACTCGATCCGCAACCCTCACCTCTCACCTCTCACCCCTCACCTCTCACCACTCCGCATGGCGAGGTCCTCCCGCGGTATTCGCTGGTTGAGGGCCTCACGATGGAGGCGTTGCGGACGATCTCGCGGGATGCTGTTGATCGGTATGCCGGTGAAGTCAGCGACCCCCTGCCCGCGACGTTTCGGGACGAAGCCGCTCTACCCGAACTCTCGGACGCGATGCGGGCGCTGCATCGACCGGCGACTGTCGCCGCGTTCGAAGAGGCGAAGCGACGAATTCTGTTTGACGATCTGTTCGAGTTTCAGATCGGCATGGCGCTGCGCCGCCGGGCGTGGACGGCGACCGACGGCTCGCCGCGCATCGAAACGCCTGCCAAGGTCGACGCCCGCATCCGGCGGCTGTTCCCCTTTGAATTCACGCCGGGGCAGAATCAGGCGATCCGGGAAATCACGAGCGACCTTGCCACGCCGCGGGCGATGCACCGGCTCCTTCAGGCAGACGTTGGTGCCGGCAAGACGGTCGTTGCGGTTTACGCGATGCTCTCAGCTATTGCGGCGGGGTATCAGGCGGTCGTGATGGCTCCGACAGAAGTGCTCGCCAATCAGCATTGGAAGACGATCGACGCCGCCTTGTCGCGCAGTCGGGTCAAGCGCCGCCTGCTGACCGGCTCGCTGACCCCTGCCGAGCGCAAGCGCACGCTTGCCGACATCGCCGAAGGGAAAGTCGACCTCGTGGTTGGCACTCAGGCACTGATTCAAGAAGACGTGACGCTTCCGCGGCTGGGCCTCGCGGTGGTCGACGAACAACACAAATTCGGCGTCGCCCAACGCTCGCGATTCGCTCGCGCGAATGAGGTTGAGAGTTTAGAGACGATAGGAGAGCAAGCAGTTAAAGACGCTGACCTCTCGTCTCTGAACTCTCAACCGGAAGCGTCAGCTCCGCATCTGCTCGTGATGACCGCGACTCCGATTCCGCGATCGTTGTGCCTGACGCAGTTCGGGGATTTGGACGTGACGCGGATCACCGATCTCCCCCCCGGTCGGCAGCGCGTCGTGACGAGCCGTGTGGATGGCAAACTGGGACGGAAAAAGGCATGGGAATTCATCCGCCAACGGCTCGCCGAAGGACGGCAGGCCTACGTCGTCTGCCCACGCATCGAACCGAACGGCGAGGACCTTGATGCCGCGGTGCCGGGGAGCGTGGAGACGGTGTTCGAGCGGCTTCGCATGAACGAACTGAGCGAGGGGTGGGGCGAGGCGGGAGATCGGACGAACAAAGACTCGCCCGCTCCCGAAGTCGCTCTGCTTCACGGGCGGATGTCGTCCGATGAGAAAGACGCCGTGATGACGGCGTTTCGTCGCGGCGACATCCGGGTGCTCGTGACCACCACCGTGATCGAGGTCGGGGTCGACGTGCCCAACGCGACGTTGATGGTCATCTATCAGGCCAACCGCTTCGGGCTCTCGCAGTTGCATCAGCTCCGCGGACGCATCGGACGCGGTCGGCACCAGGGGTATTGCTTCCTGCTGCCCGATGGCGAAACCGACGACGCGACGAAGCGACTGGCGGTGATGGAACAGACGAGCGACGGCTTCAAGATTGCCGAAGCCGACTTCGAAATCCGTGGTCCCGGCGACGTGCTAGGCACCCGGCAATCGGGGGGCATGCCGCTGCGCGTGGCTCACCCCGGTCGTGATTTGGAGCTGCTGATCGAGGCACGCCAGCACGCTTTCAACACCGTCGACTCTGGTGCAATTGACGCGGGGGCGTGGGACGAGGTCCGGCAAGTGGTACTCTCACGCTTTGCCGAAACACTGGACCTGCCGCAGGGCGGGTGA
- a CDS encoding glycosyltransferase family 2 protein yields the protein MPGPSVSVIIPCFNAAPFLGEAIRSALDQSLPPVEVIVVDDGSTDDSAEIAQSFGPPVRVLRQENHGESVARNRGIDEAAGDWVALLDADDVWLPSKLRQQWELVEADPSGDEVVCIGTRCFAFAEDGRQSEFPQPDTFDLPEPSLELLVECAISPSAAMFRRRDGLACGFPEETRSSEDMIFFAHLRTRGRFLRVDDPLTGYRRSDAQQTKTPGHLARSIRCRYEWAERHPDVIPPARLPHLRSRLLDEVATFIRRSEALDDLVSASELRTIALELDPEHDSGSRPTGWRKWAIRADAHDAVRRGSRRNGPASLFYRIMRRLAEIGQPR from the coding sequence ATGCCCGGCCCGTCGGTCTCTGTCATCATTCCGTGCTTCAACGCCGCGCCGTTCCTCGGCGAAGCGATTCGCTCCGCATTGGATCAGTCATTGCCGCCGGTCGAAGTGATCGTGGTCGATGACGGGTCGACCGATGATTCAGCCGAGATCGCCCAGAGTTTCGGACCGCCGGTACGGGTGCTTCGCCAAGAAAATCATGGCGAAAGCGTGGCCCGCAATCGCGGGATAGACGAGGCCGCGGGTGACTGGGTGGCCCTGCTGGATGCCGATGACGTGTGGCTTCCCTCCAAGCTGCGGCAGCAATGGGAGTTGGTCGAGGCCGACCCTTCCGGCGACGAGGTCGTTTGCATTGGGACCCGCTGTTTCGCGTTCGCTGAGGACGGGCGGCAGTCAGAATTCCCGCAGCCCGATACCTTCGATCTACCGGAGCCGTCGCTCGAACTGCTTGTTGAGTGCGCCATCTCGCCCTCGGCTGCGATGTTCCGAAGACGCGACGGCTTGGCCTGCGGGTTTCCCGAGGAGACGCGGTCGAGCGAAGACATGATCTTCTTTGCTCATCTGAGAACACGGGGCCGGTTCCTGCGGGTCGACGACCCGCTAACCGGCTATCGACGTTCGGATGCCCAGCAGACGAAAACACCCGGCCATCTCGCGCGATCGATCCGCTGCCGCTACGAGTGGGCCGAAAGGCACCCGGATGTCATCCCTCCGGCCCGACTGCCGCACCTCCGCTCCCGATTGCTCGACGAAGTCGCGACGTTCATCCGCCGATCCGAAGCGCTCGACGATCTCGTCTCCGCCTCCGAACTTCGAACGATCGCCCTCGAACTTGATCCCGAGCATGACAGCGGGTCACGCCCGACCGGCTGGCGGAAATGGGCCATCCGGGCTGATGCGCACGACGCGGTGCGACGCGGCAGTCGGCGGAATGGCCCTGCCTCGCTCTTTTATCGCATCATGCGTCGCCTCGCCGAAATCGGACAACCGAGGTGA
- a CDS encoding TM2 domain-containing protein, whose protein sequence is MSEETVPAAKPEGADKKLAAGICAILLGSFGVHKFILGYTTPGIIMLLVSLLTCGIGALVMQVIGIIEGIKYLTMSDQEFVDTYVNAEKPWF, encoded by the coding sequence ATGTCTGAAGAAACAGTGCCGGCTGCCAAGCCGGAAGGTGCCGACAAGAAACTGGCCGCTGGCATCTGCGCGATCCTGCTGGGCAGTTTTGGCGTTCATAAGTTTATCTTGGGATATACAACGCCCGGGATCATCATGCTGCTCGTGTCGCTGCTCACGTGCGGAATCGGAGCGTTGGTGATGCAGGTCATCGGCATTATCGAAGGCATTAAATATTTGACGATGTCCGACCAAGAATTCGTCGACACCTATGTGAATGCTGAGAAGCCTTGGTTTTAA
- a CDS encoding tetratricopeptide repeat protein: MEREVNPNRAKVLFFAVLLAALGGAVAFTFYRNRPSPDPTNQYIGELGREIGFDPDEAKAKGAEFAATPEGREAIENFQRRAAETLAKSDEAAAQVEDLFAKANENYESGNFQEALDLCNEALAIEKSSKTKSSTTPRLLNLAGLSLWMLGEHDEAINHLEEALAAKYLLSRDKKVIEESLEFFKEVQADQ; this comes from the coding sequence ATGGAGCGAGAGGTCAATCCGAACCGAGCAAAAGTGCTCTTTTTTGCTGTACTGCTCGCGGCGCTAGGCGGCGCTGTCGCTTTCACGTTCTATCGGAACCGCCCCAGCCCTGACCCAACTAATCAATATATTGGCGAACTTGGGCGTGAAATCGGTTTTGACCCTGACGAAGCTAAGGCGAAGGGGGCCGAATTTGCAGCGACACCGGAAGGGCGCGAAGCGATCGAGAATTTCCAACGACGCGCGGCCGAGACCCTTGCAAAGTCTGACGAGGCGGCTGCACAGGTCGAAGACCTATTCGCAAAAGCCAACGAAAATTACGAATCCGGCAACTTTCAAGAAGCACTTGATCTTTGCAATGAAGCACTTGCGATAGAAAAGAGCTCAAAGACGAAGTCGAGCACTACGCCACGCCTGCTCAATCTCGCCGGACTCTCGCTCTGGATGCTTGGAGAACATGACGAGGCAATAAATCATCTCGAAGAGGCTCTGGCGGCAAAGTATCTTCTTTCGAGAGACAAAAAGGTAATTGAAGAAAGCCTTGAGTTCTTTAAAGAGGTCCAAGCTGACCAATAG